The segment AGAATAAATCCTAAATACTGACCTATGATAATTTGTTGTCGGCTGAATAAGACCTTCCCTTGAGCAAAAAGAACAATCAAAATCAGCATGTCGTCTATATTCGTGACAGTAAAGGTGGCGATCGCTGTAATTAAATCATTCATAAGGTCATTACATTTTTAGTTCACTTGCAATTGTATCTTAATTCAAGTAAAATGCAAAACAGTCAGCTTTAGGCTGTGAATTTTTGTACTTCATTCTTGAGACAAACTATGACACAAATAAAAATTTGGCTAATTAGCTTAATTTGCATAGCCAGCTTTTTCATCTCGTACCCCGTTTTAGCCGATAGCATGGCTAAAAAAAGTCCTGACTATCCTCCCCTTGTCGAAAACCTTAATCAGCTTTTAGGGTTTCAAGCCAATCCAGAACAAAACGGATATACATCCCAGGAACTGCAAAAGAAAATTGATAATTTTAAATTGCAAAAATACGTCTTGGAAACCTCTGAAGACTGGGGCGTTTGTCGCAATGAAACAGACAAAATCTTAGGTATCTATGGTCGTCAGCCCAAAAAACCCGTTCAAGACATTCTCTTTTATCTAGCTGCGGGAGAAGAAACAGACGACAGTTGGGATTGTCAAGGAATTTATATTCCCAGCGATACTAAAGTCGCTTCCTTAGACGTGATAACTGGAGAACCCTCTGTTTTGAAAATTGTAGATGGTACAAAACTAGTAGTAACCTCTAATCCAGACACTGGTGAACTCTCATTAAACGTTCCTTCGGGATTAGTCGAAGTTATTCCCTTTGGAGATACTAACCAGTCAATTCCTAATCTTGCTCAAGCCGATATTGATGCTCAAACCCCTAACGCACCTACTGACTAAAGTCTAGCTATTCGGGCATAACTTACTCCGGTTGTGCCCATAAAATTAACGTTCAATAATCATGGCACAGATGACCTTAGATCAATTAAAAATATTTCTTGCTGTCGCTGAATATCTTCATTTTAGCCGTGCAGCCGATGCTTTGTATATCACTCAACCTGCAGTTAGCGCAGCTATCCATAACTTGGAAACTGAATACGGGGTCAAATTGTTTCATCGCATCGGTCGTCGTATTGAAATCACCGAATCGGGAAAATTTTTACAAATAGAAGCCCAGAAAATTTTAGATAAAGTTACCTCAACAGAACTAGGACTACAAGAGTTAAGTAACTTTCAACGAGGAGAATTTAAAATAGGTTCTAGTTTAACGATTGGGAATTATTGGCTACCTGAAAAAATTAGCCAGTTTAAACATTACTATCCTAATATTATGATTAACTGTACTCTAGCTAATAGCGAAGAGATTTGTTTAGGTACAGCCACGGGAAAATTTGACTTAGGACTAATTGAAGGCGAAGTCAAACATGGTTTAGAATCGGTTTTATTTCAAGAACCCTTCGAACGCGATCGCCTTTTAATTATTGTGGGTAAATCCCATCCCTGGTTTAACAGAAAACAAGTAAATGTCAAGGAATTATCTGAAGCTGCTTGGATTATGCGGGAACCTGGTTCTGGAACACAACAAAAACTTGAAGAGGCTTTAAGTATCTGGGGAATTGATCTAAGTCAGTTAAATATTAAGTTGGTTCTCAATACGGGAGAAATGATTAAAACAATTTTAGAAGATAGTGAAGCGGTGGCTGGAATTTCAGAGTTAATGGTCAGAAAAGAAATTAAATTAGGTATTCTTGCTCCTATTCGTATTATAGATGATCGGGGCAAAAAAACTAAAGAGTTGGAACTGATTCGTCCTTAGAGAATCGCCATTATTATTAAGATAAAAATGATACTTGTCGGTCGAAACAATAAATTATTTTTAATCATGGTTTAAGCAAAATATAAATTCCCAAAAACATTAATAAAAAAGGGGTAAATTGTTTTCCATATTTAACAAATACTTTAGCAATAATTTTATTACTTACTAGTCGGTAGGCTAACCAGCACCAAACTCCTA is part of the Gloeocapsa sp. PCC 73106 genome and harbors:
- a CDS encoding LysR family transcriptional regulator, with the protein product MAQMTLDQLKIFLAVAEYLHFSRAADALYITQPAVSAAIHNLETEYGVKLFHRIGRRIEITESGKFLQIEAQKILDKVTSTELGLQELSNFQRGEFKIGSSLTIGNYWLPEKISQFKHYYPNIMINCTLANSEEICLGTATGKFDLGLIEGEVKHGLESVLFQEPFERDRLLIIVGKSHPWFNRKQVNVKELSEAAWIMREPGSGTQQKLEEALSIWGIDLSQLNIKLVLNTGEMIKTILEDSEAVAGISELMVRKEIKLGILAPIRIIDDRGKKTKELELIRP